The following DNA comes from Dehalococcoidia bacterium.
TGGACCTGAGGGGATTCGAACCCCTGACCTCCTCCATGCCATGGAGGCGCGCTCCCAATTGCGCCACAGGCCCAGCAAGTGAAAAGTGTACCAGACACGCATTCCCCCCACAACCGCCCTCAGCGAGTTGCAGTCCTAGGAGCGCTATGCGGCTGAGCAGTGCGCGGCGTTCACGCTCGCCCTGAACAAGTTGCAGGTGCATGGTAGATTCCTGAGCGACGTCCGGCCTCGCAAGGGTCGGATCGACGCGGGACGCTCTATGACCAAGCCTCGTGCCATCCCGATCCCGCCGCAGCGCCCCGGCCCCTTGGTCTTTTTCGGCTCTATGGAAATGACCCTGACGGGCCGCAAAGTCCACGACGCTCTGTGGCGCGGCCTCGACCGCCCCATTCGCGTCGCCATTCTGGAAACCCCGGCAGGGTTCGAACTGAATTCCGCTGACGTCGCCGGCCGGTATGCGAAGTTTCTGCGCGAGCGGCTGCAGCCCTACGCGCCGCAGGTAGTCGTGATCCCGGCGCGCAAACGAGGCACCCCCTTCAGCCCGGATGACCCCGCGATCTGCGCGCCGATGCTGAAGGCAAACTACTTCTACCTCGGCGCAGGCAGCCCGACCTACACCGTCCGCCAGCTGCGCGACAGCCTCGCCTGGCGCTATCTCATGGTCCGCCACCGGATGGGAGCGCCGATCTGCTTCGAGAGTGCCGCCTCCCTCGCCGTCAGTCGCTACACCATGCCGATCTATGAGATCTACAAGGTGGGCGAGGACCCCCACTGGAAGGACGGGCTCGATCTCCTCGCCCAGTATGGGCTGAGCGTGACATTCGTTCCCCATTGGAATAACACCGACGGCGGCGCAGCCCTCGATACCTCCCGCTGTTACATCGGCCGCGAGCGGTTCGAGGCGATGTGCGCCATGCTGCCGCCAGGTCACACCATCGTCGGCATCGACGACCACACTGCGCTTATCATCGAGGTGGCCGAACAGCGCTGCCGAGTGATGGGGCTCGACACCGTGACCATCCTCCGAGAAGGCAAACAGACCATCTATCGCGCCGGCGACCTCTTCCCCCTTTCGGTGCTGGGGGAGGGATCACTCCCTGCCGACCTGCGGGAAGGGATCGACCCGGCTCTCTGGGACGCTGCCCTCGCCGCCCTCGCGGAGCCAGATGCAGCGCCGCAGCCCGATGCTACCGTCCAGCAGCTCGTCCAAGCGCGTGCCGCGGCGCGCGCCGCGCGCGACTGGGCGACTGCCGACCGCCTCCGCGCCGAGATCGTGGCGCGCGGCTGGTGGGTCGACGACACGCCGACCGGTCCGCTTCTCCGCCCTCGAGAGACCTCCTCCCGCAGCCCGTGACCACGCATCTCTTCTACGCCGGTCCTGACCATGGCCCCTTCGTCATCGGCGACGGGACCGACAGCATCCTCCTCGTCCACGGCTTTCCCGGCACCCCGCGCGAGCTCCGCCCGCTCGCGACGCGCCTCGCCGCTGTCGGCTGGCGCGCGCGCGGGATCTTGCTGCCCGGCTTCGGCGAACAGATCGCTGCGCTCTCCCGCCACACCGGGCGCGACTGGGTGCGCGCGGCGGCGACCGAATGGCGTCAGCTTCGCCAGCGCGCGCGCCGAACAGCCATCCTCGGCTATTCGTTCGGCGCCACGATCGCGGCCGCCCTCGCCGCCAGCGCTCCGCCCGACCGGCTCATCCTCGTCGCACCTTGGTGGCGCCTTGGCGTCGTCGGCGAGTTCCTCCTTCCCGTCCTGAAACGGATCATCCCCACCGTTGCGCCGTTCCGTCACGCCAACTTCGACGACCCTCGACTCCGCGCCTTCTTCCGAGATGTCGCTCCCGACCTCAACCTTGACGACCCCGCCGTCCAAGAGCAGCTGCGCCGCCAGCTGACGATCCCAACCCCGACGATCGATGAGATCCGCCGCCTCGGGCGGCAGAGCCTGCAAGCGCTGCGCCGCGTGCGTGCTCCCACCCTCGTCCTGCAGGGCCGCCACGATCAGACTGTGCCTGTCGCCGCGACCCGCCAGCTCCTCCGCTCCCTCGGCGGGCCGGTCCACTACATTGAGCTCGAGGGCGGCCACGACCTGATCCGACTGGAAGCCCCAGAGAGTGAGCAGCTTGCGGCGGCAATTGTGCGATTTCTCCAAGAAGAGCCGCCTATCATTCCGCCGTGACCATGCTCGCGCCAAAGGCGCGGCAGCAGGCGGCCCGCTCCTTCGGCCTGCTGCTTGCGCTGCTCTTCGTCGTCGCGCTCGGAGTGCGGCTTATCCGCATCGGCGATCGCGCCTTCTGGACCGATGAGGGATACAGCGCTTGGCTCTCGGCGCAGCCTGTGGCCGTGATCGTCGGGCATGATCCCTTTCATCCCCCGCTCTATCCCCTGCTCCTGAAAGGATGGGCGGCTCTCCACCCGCTGCTCGATGGAGACGGCGGACGGCGCCTTCTCTCGGCGCTCGCCGGCGCGCTTACCGTTGTCGTCTGCACGGCGACTGTTCGCGCCCTCGGCTTGCCGGGGGCGGGGCTGACCGCCGCGCTGACCACGACCTCTGCTCTTGGCGTGTGGTACTCGCAAGAGCAGCGGAGCGTCGCCCTCACTGCCCTGCTGCTCACGGTTGCCGCCGCCGCTCTCGCACTGCTGCTGTCCCCCCGTCTCCTGCAGCCGACACGCGGCCATCGGCGCGGCGGCGACGGTCGGCACGCGACCCCGCTGCCACCGCTGCTGCTTTGGGCAGCCTCTGGGCTTGCAGCGCTCCTCGGGGTGTGGACCCACTACGCGATGATCCCTCTCCTTGGCGCGCTGAGCGTCGCCTTCCTCGCCGCGGGGTGGAAGCGGCGCGACCTGCTCGTCGGCTGGAGTGTCGTCACGGCGCTGGTGATGCTTGGGAGCTTGCCGCTCCTCCCCCGCCTCGAGGATGCCCTCGGCCAGCTGAGCGGGCACCGCTTCGCTGAGCGAGCCGTGCTCCTGTTCGTGCCAGGCGTGGCGGCGCTCGTGCTCGCAGGCGCCGGCGGCTGGTGGGTGGTCCGCCGTCACCCTGCGACCGCGCGGCCCCTCCTTGGCAGAGGCGCGGCGGTCGTCATCCTCGGTCTTGCCGCAATCATGCTGACGCCGGCCGGCAACAGCATCAAACGCCACCTCGCTGTGGTCGCGCCGCTCGCGCTGACCAGCGCCGCGGTCAGCATCGCAGCCTGGCGGCCTCGGCTTGGCCCGCCGCTCGTCGCGGCGGGGCTGCCGGCGCTCGCTCTCGTACTCTTCCTCCACCCCAAGGAGGATTGGCACGGAGTCGCCGCGCTTCTTAAGGCCGAAGAACAGCCGGGCGACGTCCTCGTGCTTTACCAAGGCTACCAAGCGATCGTCTTGGCGCGGTATTACAACGGCGCGCTGCCCCTCATCACGTTCGGTGAGGGAGAGGACCCCGCCCAGCTCGCTCCGAAGGTCGCGCCTGCCTCCCGCGTCTGGCTTGTCGAAGTCAACCCGACGGTGCCGCCGTCTCTTGTTCCAACCCTTGAAGCGCTTCGGCGGAAGACGGTCGAGCAGCAGTTCCCTCGGATCCGGGTGGCGCGCTTCGAGTAGCCGGCTGGCAGCGGGGACAGAAATACGTCCCTCGTTGCGCGACAACAATCCGCTCGATCGGCGTCCTGCAGCGCGGGCACGGCTCACCGCGGCGAGCATGGACACGCGGCAGCGCGGCATCGGGCGCCGCTCTGCCATTTCGCACTTTCGCCACCCCCTCAGTCACAGCGAGCGCGACTACGGCTTGCGCCTCGCGGAGCAGCGCAGCGGCCTCCGCATCGCTGAGGCTGGACGCTGCCCGCAGGGGGTGGATCCCGGCCGCATGCAGCGCCTCGTCCGCGTAGATATTGCCGATCCCGCTGAGGACCGCCTGATCGAGCAGCACCGCTTTGATCGGCGCTCGCTTGCGCCGCCGCAGCGTCGCCGCAAACTCGCCCGCCTCGATAGTGTCCAGCAGCGCATCGGGGCCTCGCCGCTGCGCCGCTAAGAAGGCGGCGGCCTCCGGCCCGGGCAGCAGGCGCGCCTTCGCGAACGTTCGAACGTCAGAGAGATACAGCCGTGAGCCGTCCTGAAAATGGATGACCAGCCGCGTCGTCTTGTGCGGCAAGGGAGAGTCGAACGCCGGGATCGGATGCCCGCCGGCGAAGCGGCCACCATCGGGATGCTCATAGACAATCTGGCCCGACAGATTCAGGTGAAGGACAAGGCTCCTGCCGTCATCGAAGTCCCAGACGAGGAATTTGGCGACCCGCCGTACTCCGACAATCCGTCTGCCCACGAGCGTCGCGGCATCACCGGCGAGGAACAGTTTCGGCAGCAGGAGGTCGAGAGCAGCGATTGGCAGTCCCACAATCCGCTCGGCAAGCCCGCGGCGGATCGTCTCAACCTCGGGGAGCTCTGGCATTACGCTGCCCGCCGCCGCGCGGCAGGAGGGGTCTGCCGGCGACGGTGAAAGAGATAGTGCTGCGCCCAGCCGGGATTGGCCGGAAACGCCGTGCGGTAAAGGTCGGCGACGCGGAGATAGGTGCGCTCCGTCAGGCTCGTGGTCGGGATCGCCTCGCCAAACAGCGCGCGGGCTGTCGCCCAGATATGCGAATCAACCGGCACCGCCTCGTCGAAGCCGAGCCCATAGAGCAAGACACAATCGGCGATTTTCGGGCCGATCCCCGGGAGCGCCATCAGTTCGGCCCGGGCCTCACGATAGGGAAGCGCTGCCAACCCTTCCAGCCACGCTGCGGGGCGCGCTGCCAGCACGGCGCCTAGCTGGTGCAGCACTCGGCCGCGGTAGCCGAGATCAGCATCGCGCCAAAGCGCGCGCGGGTCCGCCGCAGCGAGCCGCTCCCATGACGGCAGTGCCCAGAAGCGCGTTCCGTCCAGTTCCCCCACCGGTGTCCCATAGGTGGTGGCGAGGCGGTCGAGGGAGCGGGCGATGCGCCCAACATGGTTCGCCGAGGCGATCGCGAAGCTGACGAGCGCGTCGGCGGCAGGCTGGCGGACGACGCGCAAGCCCGGAAATCGGTCGAGGGCGTCGTCAAGGGGAGGAGCGAGGCGGCGGAGCGCCGCGCGCAGAGCGGCGAGGTCGACCTCGAGGCGGAAAAAGCGCGCAACGTCCGCCGCGGTGACCGGAGCGCCGACGCTCTCAACGGTGAGCGCGCCGCGCGCGAAGCGGACACGCCAGACCGCCTGGCCGACAACGCCGACCCAGCAGTCTCCCTCCCGCCGCCAGCGAAATACCTGCCCGCTGGTAAGGGTCGCAGCGAGGTCGAGGGCATCCTCCGGGACGGGGAGCGTGACGCTAGCCATGGACCGGGGTCATCTCGTCCCAGTTTTTCCCCGCTTTGACCTCAACCTGCAAGGGAACGGAGAGGGGGAACGCATGCTCCATCACCTCACGGACAAGCGCCGCGACCTCCTTGAGCCGGTGTTCGTCAATCTCCAGCACAAGCTCATCGTGGACCTGCAGCAGGAGCCCGCAGTCGATCTCCCGGCGGCGCAGTTCTTCGTGCAGCCGGATCATCGCGATCTTGATGATGTCGGCAGCCGTGCCTTGGATTGGCATGTTGATGGCGGTGCGCTCAGCAGCGCCGCGGACCGAGGGATTGGGGCTGAGAATTTCCCGCTCGGAGAAGAGCTGATAGCGGCCGGTGAGCGTTTGGACTCGTCCCTGACGCGCCTCCGCCTTTGTCCGTTCGAGGTACTCCTTGATCCCGGGGTAGGTCTCGAAGTAGGTGCGGATGAACTCCGCCGCCTCCTTGCGCGACAGCTCGGTCCGCTCGGCAAGCCCGAAGTCGCTGATCCCGTAGATGATGCCGAAGTTGGTCGTCTTCGCAACCCGCCGCTGGTCTGGGGTCACGTCCTCGAGCGGGACGCGGAAAATCGCCGCCGCCGTCGCCGCGTGGATATCCTCACCCCGCTCGAACGCTTCAACCAGCCGCGGATCCCGCGACATATGGGCGAGGACGCGCAGCTCGATCTGGGAGTAGTCAGCAGAGAGCAGCACCGCTCCGGGCCGTCCGGCGATAAAGGCTTGGCGGATGCGGCGGCCGAGGGGGGTGCGGACCGGGATGTTCTGCAAGTTCGGTTCGGATGAGCTGAGGCGGCCCGTCCGCGCAACGGTTTGGTTGAAGTTGGTGTGGATCCGGCCCGTCTTCGGATTAATCAGGGCGGGAAGGGCATCGACATAGGTCGCCTTCAGCTTGGTCAGCTGGCGGTACTCGAGGATCTGCTCAACGACCGGATGAAGCCCGCGCAGCTCCTCGAGCACTTGCGCATCGGTGGAGTAGCCGGTCTTAGTGCGGCGCGCAGAGGGAAGCTTCAACTCCTCGAACAACACCGCGCCGAGCTGCTGCGTCGAGTTGATGTT
Coding sequences within:
- a CDS encoding cysteinyl-tRNA synthetase, whose product is MTKPRAIPIPPQRPGPLVFFGSMEMTLTGRKVHDALWRGLDRPIRVAILETPAGFELNSADVAGRYAKFLRERLQPYAPQVVVIPARKRGTPFSPDDPAICAPMLKANYFYLGAGSPTYTVRQLRDSLAWRYLMVRHRMGAPICFESAASLAVSRYTMPIYEIYKVGEDPHWKDGLDLLAQYGLSVTFVPHWNNTDGGAALDTSRCYIGRERFEAMCAMLPPGHTIVGIDDHTALIIEVAEQRCRVMGLDTVTILREGKQTIYRAGDLFPLSVLGEGSLPADLREGIDPALWDAALAALAEPDAAPQPDATVQQLVQARAAARAARDWATADRLRAEIVARGWWVDDTPTGPLLRPRETSSRSP
- a CDS encoding formamidopyrimidine-DNA glycosylase; its protein translation is MPELPEVETIRRGLAERIVGLPIAALDLLLPKLFLAGDAATLVGRRIVGVRRVAKFLVWDFDDGRSLVLHLNLSGQIVYEHPDGGRFAGGHPIPAFDSPLPHKTTRLVIHFQDGSRLYLSDVRTFAKARLLPGPEAAAFLAAQRRGPDALLDTIEAGEFAATLRRRKRAPIKAVLLDQAVLSGIGNIYADEALHAAGIHPLRAASSLSDAEAAALLREAQAVVALAVTEGVAKVRNGRAAPDAALPRVHARRGEPCPRCRTPIERIVVAQRGTYFCPRCQPATRSAPPGSEGTAARPSSAEALQGLEQETAAPSG
- a CDS encoding alpha/beta fold hydrolase encodes the protein MTTHLFYAGPDHGPFVIGDGTDSILLVHGFPGTPRELRPLATRLAAVGWRARGILLPGFGEQIAALSRHTGRDWVRAAATEWRQLRQRARRTAILGYSFGATIAAALAASAPPDRLILVAPWWRLGVVGEFLLPVLKRIIPTVAPFRHANFDDPRLRAFFRDVAPDLNLDDPAVQEQLRRQLTIPTPTIDEIRRLGRQSLQALRRVRAPTLVLQGRHDQTVPVAATRQLLRSLGGPVHYIELEGGHDLIRLEAPESEQLAAAIVRFLQEEPPIIPP